A stretch of the Bubalus kerabau isolate K-KA32 ecotype Philippines breed swamp buffalo chromosome 11, PCC_UOA_SB_1v2, whole genome shotgun sequence genome encodes the following:
- the LOC129622585 gene encoding olfactory receptor 1L8-like: MERLNQTSSVSEFILLGLSLWPEDQKPLFILFLIIYLVTITGNLLIILAIRSDPQLHTPMYFFLRFLSFIDICFSTTIVPRMLLNFLSENKTISYAGCLTQMYFTYALGNTDSCLLAAMAYDCYVAICDPFHYITIMSHRRCVLLLAFSCSLPHLHSLLHILLLNQLTSCDSNVVHHFLCDINPLLKSSCSSIFVNDLTIKTEGLVFGATPFLCIVFSYVRVLIAVLRIPSAAGKRKAFSTSGSNFTVVILFYGSIFYVYLQPLSSYTVQDRVATIVYTVLSSMLHPFIYSLRNKDMKRGLGKLMGRRKS, from the coding sequence ATGGAAAGACTCAATCAAACCAGCAGTGTCTCTGAGTTCATACTCCTGGGACTTTCCTTGTGGCCAGAGGACCAAAAGCCACTCTTCATCCTCTTCCTCATCATATACCTGGTCACCATAACAGGGAACCTGCTCATCATCCTGGCCATCCGTTCTGACCCTCaactgcacacccccatgtattTCTTCTTGAGATTCCTGTCTTTCATTGACATTTGCTTCTCAACAACCATTGTCCCCAGGATGCTGCTGAATTTCCTGTCAGAGAACAAGACCATCTCCTATGCTGGATGTCTGACCCAGATGTATTTTACATATGCCTTGGGCAACACTGATAGTTGTCTTCTGGCAGCCATGGCCTATGactgctatgtggccatctgtgaCCCCTTCCACTATATCACCATCATGAGCCACCGCCGCTGTGTCCTGCTACTGGCCTTCTCCTGCTCATTGCCTCACCTCCACTCACTCCTACACATACTTCTGCTGAATCAGCTCACCTCCTGTGACTCCAATGTTGTCCACCACTTCCTCTGCGACATCAACCCTCTGCTGAAATCGTCCTGCTCCTCCATATTTGTCAATGATCTCACAATAAAGACAGAAGGGCTGGTGTTTGGGGCGACCCCCTTCCTATGCATTGTTTTCTCGTATGTGCGAGTCCTCATAGCAGTTCTCAGGATCCCCTCAGCTGCAGGGAAACGCAAAGCCTTCTCCACCTCTGGCTCCAACTTCACTGTGGTGATCCTGTTTTACGGAAGCATCTTTTATGTCTATTTACAGCCCTTGTCCAGCTACACTGTTCAGGACCGAGTGGCAACAATTGTCTACACTGTCCTGTCCTCCATGCTCCACCCTTTCATTTACAGTCTGAGAAACAAAGACATGAAGAGGGGCCTGGGGAAGCTGATGGGCAGGAGGAAATCCTAG